AGTGACTTGTGATGAAGTAGTTAAAATTTGttgatcaaattgaaatgaAGATGTTTTTGAATCCACCTTTAGAAGTACATCTAACTCTAAGAATTACATAAGAAATGAACCTATAAAGCATGATAAAACAAACCATAATAATCAAATTCTTCCTTCTACTTTCTTCACCACCATATCCTTCATCTTTTAGTACTTGATCACCACTAGCCAAACACATCCCAAACATGTATTGTAAGCATTTTCCAGAACCAGAGAACTCATTAATCAAGAATCCTTCAAAAGGGTACTTAAAGAGTGATACATAATGCATGACAATCCAATAATTTGGTATCTCATTCTTAGAAACAAAGTATCCAGAGAATAACGCGCACGATCCCATCATAGCACATACTAGTGAGTTCCCAATGATGAAGTTTGGTACTAAGGCACTACAACACACAACAATTGAGTTTGCTGTGTATAGAATGAGCCAAATTAGTAACAAAAAGTGCATGAATGCCATGAAGTGTTTGTTTAAACCAACCATCCAGTATAATGGAGTTGAGAAAAGCAATGCAAGAATCAATAGAAATGGCAAGTAGACAAGGCTGTTGGCTATGACATAAGATGAAACTCTATAACTCCCACAACATGTTTCTTTCATTAGTATTTCCCTTTCTTGTAAGAATATTGGTAATGCTTCTGTTGTACTTGACAAAAGATATGTCAATATGAATGCAAACAAGCCAACTCTTGCTTGTGCTCCAACTAAATCATCTTCAAGATTGTAAAATATTGATCCTAAAACAACTCCTGACAGTAACATTTGTAGTGTCTTAAAACCAAAAAGCTCCTTTGTTCTGTATATGATTTTCCAAAACCTTATTGTAAGGATCACAATCTCTTGCAAACTTGAATTTGCAAAGCCAACATGGATAGGCATGGACAAAGAGTCTTGTTTAGATTCTTGAAAGAGTTGATGCAAAGTGAAGTTACCTGAATTCTTGATCATGAGTGCTGATTGAGGTAACAGTGTCTGGATTATGTCAATGGATTCGATGGCGAATTCAAGTATGTTGACATGAAGGGGAAGGTCTAATCCTAACAGGATTAACCTTAAACTAAGCTGTTCAATGGTTCCATGATGCAAGATTGTACCATTAGCCAAAAGTAGGATTGAGTTGAACAACTTCATGATCCTAAAACATGGTTGATGAATACTAAGAATTATCGTTCGATCACGAGTAACAGCCATGGTTTTGAGCATGTCAATGATCTGCAATGCTGAAGTGCTGTCAAGACCTGAAGTTGGCTCATCAAGAATCAAGACTCCAGGGTCATGAATCAGTTCAACTCCTATAGAAACTCTCCTCCTTTCACCACCTGAAATCCCTCGAATTCGATCATCACCAATCCTAGCACCACAAACATGTTCTAAACCAAGTTCTTGAATCAAACACTTGACCCTTGAACTCAATTCTTTAGGACCAAGTTTTAACCTTAGCTTTGCACTAAAACTTAATGTTTCTTCAACAGTTAACAGAGGAAACAGAGTGTCCTTTTGTGTAACATAGCCTGAAATCTTGTTAAAACTTGCTTTATCAACTggtttttggttcacaaatatAGATCCACTTTGTGGTTCAATCTTACCTGCTAAAACTTCTAAAAAAGTAGACTTTCCAGCACCACTTGGACCAACAATAGCTAAAATTTCACCTCTTTTTGCTCTACAATTCACATCCTTAAGAACATGTCTATTATTATCATCACCACATTTTTCCAATTCTTCAACTCCTTTTATACACTTGTTGTGTTGTTTTCTGCTTAAAAAACTAAAAGGGGTTTCTCTTTTATGTGTATAGATTGTGTAGTTGATGCCTATTGCTTCAATTTCACAACCTTGTTTCTTCATTGAACAACTTAAAACTCACAACTTTTGCTTTGTTTCTAAAGTTTTGTTTGTACTTTAAACTCTTCTTGATTTCTGcattttgatatataatatacTTTGGTCATGGGATTCAACTAGTATTGGAAGTTAGTGGCTAGGAGTTGTCAAATTATAATGACCTCTAGTTTctataagaaatattttgtttgataGTTTCACGTGAAGTTGTTTCTTTGAATATAGGTTCACGTGTCACCATGCATGACAACCTACAAATCCCCAATTCAATTGAGAGTATAGTGTAGTATACTAGTTGTATATAGTGTATCTTCCGTATATCACCAACAACCATCGTGGTGGAGTGGTAAGCCACTCATTTTTTCGTTAATTAAAGACCTCAAATTTAAGTCCAGGCGGACATAGAGTCCCTTTCGTTAAGGAATACGAGTTCTGAGTATAGAATTTTAAGTCTAGACGTAGCGTCTCTCCTATTAAAGAGTACGAGTTCTGAATATAGAATTGAAGTCTAGATATAGAGTCTCTTTTGTTAAAGAGTACAATTAATCCCTAATGCGAATATTATATATCGAGTAGAAAAGAAAAACGATTGTggtttttattttacttttgccAAGATGATGTTAGTCTCCTTTCAACTTGCAAGCTCTTTTGTGGCAATTGTTTGTCTTAAGTATAACCCGTGATTCTTCCAATGGTGTACaaagtcaattgcatcaataataatataatggtGTAATTTTTTGAGAGATTTGAAAAGGGTTATTTTTAATAGTCTCGAGCATAAATGAAATcgaaaaatattaaagtattaaaaagtaaactcatttttggttagaaacatatatagttcttcatatcataacataattattatttcatatttgattGATTTGATGGTGGACATTAAACATTAGTTACATTACTCCTTTTTGACTTGTTATATTTGGCTGTGCAATCATCATAGCAGCCTcccattttcttttcatctgcaataaaaacaataaaaaagaataaataattataattttggatccatagttttaatttaaataataataataaaaaaaaatgggcTTAGTAACAAAAAAGCCTTGAAGTTTGGTACTATTGGAAATAATTATTGGACCGGATCCACtcataaaaattgatattaattagcCCGTTAGCCCATCTTACAATTAGTCGTTTTGTATTTTTTACGATGGATATCTAGGTCGTGGATAAATCATCATTCATCCACTTCATAAGAATTTCTGATGACTAGTTACACAAGTCgttgaaatttattaaattgaaattttttgataattcatctttgaaattcaTGACAGATCAGATCTAATATGAAtcgtttttttattaaaaaattatacggtatatataagatgaaaattataCCTGAGAAGGTGTTGGAGCATTGCTCATAACAACTAGTGTTATTGATCATAGCTTCATAAACACTATGAATTGTGCATCTTTTCATGCATACATCAATGCAAAAATCAAGTTGAGTAGAACTTATACATGTAAGTCTACATAAGCCTTTGCAAGTTATTTTACTTATACTAATATTTGCTCCAATAGCATTTGCtaagatgataaaaattattgtaaatccAAACAcaattttgagatttttcatggttgtatttttttttatcttttttattttgattaatttatataaaagttCAAAATGATGATGCTATTTATAAGTCAAGTATATTCATTGTGCATTTAATAAAAGTTGatattattgtgtatatttACACATATTAGCAAATTTTGCTTAGCTgttaatttttacttattttcttgttttcccACTTGGTCAAagtcaaaaaatgaattaaacttatcTCTCTATATATTTCACTAATTATGGTGTTCTGATAATTAgttttacataatattttttttatacaataaaattttggatattatatataaataaatcacctAATTTTTATATCGCTGCTAAAATTTAAGCTTGAGctataatagtaaaaataatatatattatttcaaaccAAGCTTTAAAACTTAAATTAACTCAGTCAAAACATGCTtagaaaataatcaaaatcaaactGTTTTCTATGGATTAttaatgtgtgtgtatatatatctCATATGGTTGCACAAAAAGTCAAGATGATTAATGGTAGCTCTTAATTTAACCCCATTCTTTAAGGAATTAAAggctttttattttgttcaaacaatacaaataataattactCCGTCTTTTCATTTTAGTTATCATAATTTCCATTTTTATAGTTAAACGGTAtgaactttgactaacattttataatatatattttttcatcatatcgATATATAAAAGTTACAATTTATAGAACTTTTAgtgtaatttttgaatatttaaaaaattaataaaatctaatttaactttaaaattatagtTAGATATAAATTGTACTTATTTTGC
The window above is part of the Solanum pennellii chromosome 5, SPENNV200 genome. Proteins encoded here:
- the LOC107020733 gene encoding ABC transporter G family member 5, with amino-acid sequence MKKQGCEIEAIGINYTIYTHKRETPFSFLSRKQHNKCIKGVEELEKCGDDNNRHVLKDVNCRAKRGEILAIVGPSGAGKSTFLEVLAGKIEPQSGSIFVNQKPVDKASFNKISGYVTQKDTLFPLLTVEETLSFSAKLRLKLGPKELSSRVKCLIQELGLEHVCGARIGDDRIRGISGGERRRVSIGVELIHDPGVLILDEPTSGLDSTSALQIIDMLKTMAVTRDRTIILSIHQPCFRIMKLFNSILLLANGTILHHGTIEQLSLRLILLGLDLPLHVNILEFAIESIDIIQTLLPQSALMIKNSGNFTLHQLFQESKQDSLSMPIHVGFANSSLQEIVILTIRFWKIIYRTKELFGFKTLQMLLSGVVLGSIFYNLEDDLVGAQARVGLFAFILTYLLSSTTEALPIFLQEREILMKETCCGSYRVSSYVIANSLVYLPFLLILALLFSTPLYWMVGLNKHFMAFMHFLLLIWLILYTANSIVVCCSALVPNFIIGNSLVCAMMGSCALFSGYFVSKNEIPNYWIVMHYVSLFKYPFEGFLINEFSGSGKCLQYMFGMCLASGDQVLKDEGYGGEESRRKNLIIMVCFIMLYRFISYVILRVRCTSKGGFKNIFISI